The proteins below come from a single Tissierella sp. MB52-C2 genomic window:
- a CDS encoding coenzyme F420-0:L-glutamate ligase: protein MVRAVGTTSRGIRTPIVKEGDDLVNIVVDSLLKASEAENFNIYDRDVLGITESLLARAQGNYATAKAIGIDIKSKFPSTIGLVFPILSRNRFSIILKGIIESGRKVVLLLSYPSDEVGNHLMDIDKMDQLKINPYTDILTEEDYRRLFGEKVIHPFTGVDYVDIYKEIGKDNIEIIFSNDPRTILNYTKDILVANIHDRHRTKRILKESGANIIYGLDDILNSSIDDCGYNEEYGILGSNLASDDELKLFPRDSQSFVEKVQEKIREKTGKTVEVMIYGDGAFKDPVGKIWELADPVVSPGYTKGLIGTPNELKLKYLVDTELDGLRGDDVIEAVKSKIISKDNDMTGHAESLGTTPRRLTDLLGSLCDLTSGSGDKGTPIVLIQGYFDNYATE from the coding sequence ATGGTAAGAGCCGTAGGAACTACATCAAGGGGGATTAGAACTCCTATTGTAAAGGAAGGTGACGACCTAGTTAACATAGTTGTTGATTCTTTATTAAAGGCTTCAGAGGCTGAGAACTTTAATATCTACGATAGGGATGTTTTAGGAATTACTGAATCTTTATTAGCTAGGGCACAAGGCAATTATGCCACTGCTAAAGCTATAGGTATAGATATTAAAAGTAAATTCCCTTCCACTATTGGGCTGGTCTTTCCTATTTTGAGTAGAAATAGATTTTCAATTATATTAAAGGGAATAATTGAAAGCGGAAGAAAAGTCGTATTACTTTTATCCTATCCATCAGATGAAGTTGGGAATCATCTAATGGATATAGATAAAATGGATCAGTTAAAAATCAATCCCTATACAGATATATTAACGGAAGAAGATTATAGACGTCTATTTGGTGAAAAGGTAATCCATCCTTTTACTGGGGTAGATTATGTAGATATATATAAAGAAATAGGCAAAGACAATATAGAGATAATATTTTCTAATGATCCAAGAACTATTTTAAACTATACTAAAGATATATTGGTGGCAAATATCCACGATAGACATAGAACTAAAAGAATTCTTAAAGAATCGGGAGCAAATATTATATATGGTCTAGATGATATTCTTAATTCATCTATTGATGACTGTGGCTATAATGAAGAATATGGTATCCTTGGTTCAAATCTTGCATCTGATGACGAGTTAAAACTATTTCCAAGGGATTCACAAAGCTTTGTAGAAAAGGTTCAGGAGAAAATTAGAGAAAAGACAGGAAAAACTGTAGAAGTTATGATTTATGGTGACGGAGCTTTTAAAGACCCTGTAGGAAAGATTTGGGAATTAGCCGATCCTGTAGTTTCACCTGGATATACTAAGGGTCTTATTGGAACTCCAAATGAATTAAAGTTAAAATACTTAGTTGATACTGAGTTAGATGGTTTACGTGGTGATGATGTAATAGAAGCTGTAAAAAGTAAAATCATTAGTAAAGATAATGATATGACAGGACATGCAGAATCTTTAGGTACAACTCCAAGAAGATTAACAGATTTACTAGGTAGCCTTTGTGACTTAACTAGTGGTAGTGGAGATAAAGGTACACCTATAGTCTTAATCCAAGGTTATTTCGATAATTATGCAACAGAGTAG
- a CDS encoding LTA synthase family protein: MVHRLKKLFRKNINFENNRLKDILIFLMFLGAILVKIFYFQFTTKLNRIPYFKFENTMMLVANLGMCIILLSIVILISNKKKSLGLLIFNLIFSFILFSDTVYYRYYYSALSVTTIYQIGFVGSLGDSILSLVKIKDLVYILDIPVIVFILFLFNRLFKENFFHRNNRESFLKRVFKTLVISMAGILLIFISFKNADTSTFSYDNNHIIKHGGIAYYHYYDIKEFTKNTIFRNRKMNNKELEEFEAYFNNRDIEDTNHRGISQGKNLIVIQVEALQEFVINARTPSGEEITPNLNALINESLYFDNIYYQTGGGNTSDAELLSNASMYPAKEGSAYFLYPTNTYNSIGNILKNKGYGTYASHANNPTFWNRSIMYNALGFDEFFSNEKFEINEYVGWGLGDKSFYKQTIDKINKEEPFYSFMISLSSHYPFNFKYFEEYKFDVGKYEGTFLGYYLKAANYADDAIGSLMDYLKEQGLYDNTLIVIYGDHQAVPKDNAEELMEFTGREYSEFQWIELQKVPLLIHDISIKDYQTISKTGGQIDILPTIGNLMGFDVPYALGKDLLNTNEGYAVLRNSNVITDVFTYISGENKVYNKETGEEMDIDLYEAKIKELQNHLYISDLVLKRDALKNKTE, from the coding sequence ATGGTACACAGATTAAAAAAACTATTTAGAAAGAACATAAACTTTGAAAACAATAGATTAAAAGATATTCTGATTTTTTTAATGTTTTTGGGTGCAATACTAGTTAAAATATTTTATTTTCAATTTACTACAAAATTAAATCGTATACCATATTTTAAATTTGAAAATACCATGATGTTGGTTGCCAATTTAGGAATGTGTATAATACTTTTATCTATTGTAATATTAATATCGAATAAGAAAAAGTCTTTAGGACTATTGATTTTCAATTTGATCTTTAGCTTTATATTATTTTCAGATACAGTATATTATAGATATTATTATAGTGCCCTTAGTGTAACAACTATATATCAAATAGGATTTGTAGGTTCTTTAGGAGATAGTATATTAAGTTTAGTGAAAATTAAAGACTTAGTATATATATTGGATATTCCAGTAATAGTATTTATATTATTTTTGTTTAACAGATTATTTAAGGAAAACTTCTTTCATAGAAATAATAGAGAATCATTTCTAAAAAGAGTATTTAAAACATTGGTTATATCAATGGCAGGAATATTGTTAATATTTATATCATTTAAAAATGCAGATACTTCAACATTTTCTTATGATAATAACCATATTATAAAACATGGAGGTATAGCATATTACCATTATTATGATATAAAGGAATTTACTAAAAATACTATTTTTAGAAATCGTAAAATGAATAATAAAGAATTAGAGGAATTTGAAGCTTATTTTAATAATAGAGACATAGAAGATACAAATCATAGAGGAATATCTCAAGGGAAAAATCTCATAGTTATTCAAGTGGAAGCCTTACAAGAATTTGTAATAAATGCTAGAACTCCATCTGGGGAAGAAATAACACCTAATTTAAATGCTCTAATAAATGAAAGTCTATATTTTGATAATATATATTATCAGACAGGGGGAGGAAATACTTCTGATGCCGAATTATTATCTAATGCATCTATGTATCCTGCGAAGGAAGGAAGTGCCTATTTCCTTTATCCAACTAATACCTATAATTCCATAGGTAATATTTTAAAGAACAAGGGTTATGGAACTTATGCATCCCATGCAAATAATCCAACCTTTTGGAATAGATCTATAATGTATAATGCATTAGGATTTGATGAGTTTTTCAGTAATGAGAAATTCGAAATAAATGAATATGTTGGTTGGGGATTAGGAGATAAATCTTTTTATAAACAAACTATAGATAAAATAAATAAGGAAGAACCATTTTATAGTTTCATGATTTCTCTGTCCAGTCATTATCCTTTTAATTTTAAATATTTTGAGGAATATAAATTTGATGTGGGGAAATATGAAGGAACATTCTTAGGATATTATTTAAAGGCTGCCAATTATGCAGATGATGCCATAGGCTCTTTAATGGATTATCTAAAGGAACAGGGACTTTATGATAATACTTTAATAGTCATATATGGGGACCATCAAGCAGTACCAAAAGATAATGCAGAGGAGCTTATGGAATTTACAGGCAGGGAGTATTCTGAATTTCAATGGATAGAGCTTCAAAAAGTTCCATTACTAATTCATGACATAAGTATAAAGGATTATCAAACAATCAGTAAAACAGGTGGGCAAATAGATATTCTTCCTACAATAGGAAATCTAATGGGATTTGATGTTCCTTATGCCTTAGGAAAAGATTTATTAAATACAAATGAGGGATATGCAGTCTTGAGAAATAGCAATGTAATAACTGATGTGTTCACATATATAAGCGGAGAGAATAAAGTATATAATAAGGAAACAGGAGAAGAAATGGATATTGATTTATATGAAGCAAAAATAAAAGAGCTTCAAAATCATCTATATATTTCTGATTTAGTTTTAAAAAGAGATGCTTTAAAAAATAAAACAGAGTAG
- a CDS encoding glycosyltransferase, giving the protein MINVLHLINITGGGGTENYIYSLAKKLHNNQCKFFLVYSEEGPSLNLFKELGIETIQLSMNSPYDFKAAKQLKKICADKSIDVIHTHFLRENYISIISKILGNNVKLINTRHMLIKNSKSVAYSNRFMTKFNYKVIAVSKAVEELLIDEGLSPNKIKLIYTGIDLDSWSSEKKLEFRNEFNIDKDEILIASVARFSEEKGHEFLINSIAVMKQIMESKGISDLKFKFILVGDGNLLNKTRELAQTLDIDSDIIFTGHRNDINHILRACDLFISHSKSEAFGISILEALASGLPVISTDGGGSREIITPNCDFGILIPYGSKDKLVESMLKFLLNKNLIEIYSKNGLKFLSENFNLDNTMEETYNLYS; this is encoded by the coding sequence ATGATAAATGTTCTACATTTAATTAATATTACAGGAGGTGGCGGTACAGAAAATTATATCTATTCCTTAGCAAAAAAATTGCATAATAATCAGTGTAAGTTCTTTTTAGTCTATTCAGAAGAAGGTCCTAGTCTAAATCTATTTAAAGAGTTAGGTATAGAAACCATTCAATTGTCTATGAATAGTCCCTATGATTTTAAAGCTGCTAAACAGCTAAAAAAAATATGTGCTGATAAGTCTATTGATGTAATTCATACTCATTTTTTAAGAGAAAATTATATAAGTATTATTTCTAAAATCTTAGGAAATAATGTAAAACTTATTAATACTCGACATATGCTTATAAAAAACAGTAAATCAGTTGCATATTCCAATAGATTTATGACAAAATTCAATTATAAGGTTATAGCTGTAAGTAAAGCTGTAGAAGAACTTCTTATAGATGAAGGTCTTTCGCCTAATAAAATTAAACTGATTTACACTGGTATAGACTTAGATAGTTGGTCTAGTGAAAAAAAACTGGAATTTAGAAATGAATTTAATATAGATAAAGATGAAATTCTTATAGCCTCAGTTGCAAGATTTTCTGAAGAAAAAGGTCATGAATTCTTAATAAATTCTATTGCTGTCATGAAGCAAATCATGGAATCTAAAGGAATTTCTGATTTGAAATTTAAGTTTATTCTTGTAGGCGATGGAAATTTATTAAATAAAACTAGGGAACTGGCTCAGACTTTAGATATTGATAGTGATATAATATTTACTGGTCATAGAAATGATATAAATCATATTTTAAGAGCCTGTGATTTATTTATATCTCATTCTAAATCTGAAGCTTTTGGTATCTCTATATTAGAAGCTTTAGCTTCTGGACTTCCTGTTATATCTACAGATGGTGGTGGTTCAAGGGAAATCATAACTCCAAATTGTGATTTTGGTATATTAATTCCCTATGGAAGTAAAGATAAATTAGTAGAATCCATGTTGAAGTTTTTACTTAATAAAAATTTAATAGAAATATATAGTAAGAATGGATTGAAATTTTTAAGTGAGAACTTTAATCTTGATAATACTATGGAAGAAACTTATAATCTATATAGTTAA
- a CDS encoding DUF4330 domain-containing protein: MIIDNKGRIFGKISIIDIVFVLIGLFLGALVLFKLGFISSNQGSIVNNNKVEIVFYQEEVNNFSSDNVHIGDPASEALQNASFGNVTDIKIGESVSWDSTVEGKQFSASREGYSSIYISMEAYGTLGSNGINLGGSTYYIGQTITLRAGNSVFYGKIYSADKI; encoded by the coding sequence ATGATAATTGACAATAAGGGAAGAATCTTTGGAAAGATTAGTATTATAGACATTGTATTTGTACTAATAGGGCTATTTCTTGGTGCTTTAGTATTATTTAAACTTGGATTTATATCTAGTAATCAAGGAAGTATTGTAAATAACAATAAAGTTGAAATTGTGTTTTATCAAGAGGAAGTAAATAATTTTTCCTCAGATAATGTTCATATAGGAGACCCTGCTTCTGAAGCCTTGCAAAATGCTAGTTTTGGTAATGTTACAGATATTAAGATAGGCGAATCTGTATCTTGGGATTCAACTGTAGAAGGTAAGCAATTTTCTGCTTCAAGAGAAGGATATTCATCTATATATATAAGTATGGAAGCTTATGGTACTTTAGGTTCTAATGGAATAAACCTTGGTGGTTCTACTTATTATATTGGACAAACCATTACCCTAAGAGCTGGTAATTCAGTGTTCTATGGTAAAATTTATAGTGCAGATAAAATATAG
- a CDS encoding DUF4330 family protein encodes MSKNNLKPKRKFTIIDGIIILVLVIGIAAVGRKFKKAQVSTPFVAKSDKIQISYFVEEVPESAATSIEIGDSVRESIQNANFGKVSDTVVDQSISWSRDVDGNYVPSTKEGYASLYITMEADGIIGKNGVTIDKSIYYIGQTLTIYAGNSMLQNGRIAEIKKVE; translated from the coding sequence ATGAGTAAAAATAATTTAAAACCAAAAAGAAAATTCACCATTATAGATGGGATTATTATATTAGTTCTTGTAATTGGAATTGCTGCAGTAGGTCGTAAATTCAAAAAGGCACAGGTAAGTACTCCATTTGTGGCTAAATCAGATAAGATTCAAATCTCTTATTTTGTTGAAGAAGTGCCTGAATCAGCTGCAACTTCAATAGAAATTGGTGATTCTGTAAGAGAATCAATTCAAAATGCTAATTTTGGTAAAGTTTCAGATACAGTTGTAGATCAGTCCATATCTTGGTCTAGAGATGTAGATGGAAATTATGTACCCTCTACTAAGGAAGGCTATGCTTCACTGTATATAACTATGGAAGCTGACGGAATCATAGGTAAAAATGGTGTGACTATTGATAAATCTATTTATTATATAGGTCAAACCCTTACTATATATGCAGGTAACTCAATGTTACAAAATGGAAGAATAGCTGAAATTAAAAAAGTTGAATAG
- a CDS encoding O-antigen ligase family protein: MEYLINNSLIIGYIYKLLVFIKNKFKNSLIYGLSRSFVKKIEYYLSYSKIWNYLKRPDYLDTIWRNSFIYRVLDKCLNGPIIFFRKIYLKYEEVFSYSYIFKFIKFLVSRFEIVIGLTLISTFIIPDHRWYNAYGVLFTLILLGLFIIKTIIEPTKSIDVFHLDFSLVLFFATIALATVTSLFPKESINYFIYYVISFITVIIIVSSIDSTAKLNRLIELILMGTFLTVLYGIWQWKVVGIEVNPSLTDITVNQSMSGRVFSTMGNPNIYGELLVLTMPFLGTVFFNSKSWWKKIFIICISLPIVVILLKTGSRSAWVSFAVAMFIFVFFKNRKLLPFMILIGVLSIPILPQSIYKRILTIFNPNDSSLQYRKQILEPAMPMLRNYWLTGVGLGNQVFNTIYKRYKSFALKTVAHTHNLYLQLWLEAGILAIGAFVLFIFRLVKKSMVLIFSKKDDSINNILIACISAIGGLMVMGLADHVWFYNRILFLFWIVVGICLCGLKLLNKEYQNENLTK, from the coding sequence ATGGAATACCTTATAAATAACAGCTTAATTATTGGATATATATATAAGTTGTTAGTATTTATAAAAAATAAATTTAAAAATTCCTTAATATATGGACTCTCTAGATCCTTTGTTAAGAAAATTGAATATTATCTATCCTATAGTAAGATTTGGAACTACTTAAAAAGACCTGATTATTTAGATACTATTTGGCGAAATAGTTTTATCTATAGAGTTCTAGATAAATGTTTAAATGGACCAATTATCTTCTTTAGGAAAATTTATTTAAAGTATGAAGAAGTATTTTCTTATAGTTATATATTTAAATTTATCAAATTTTTAGTAAGTAGATTTGAAATAGTCATAGGATTAACTTTAATCTCTACATTTATAATACCAGATCATAGATGGTATAATGCTTATGGTGTATTATTTACATTAATTCTTCTGGGACTATTTATTATAAAAACTATAATTGAACCTACTAAATCTATAGATGTTTTTCACCTGGACTTTAGCTTAGTTCTATTTTTTGCTACAATAGCTTTGGCAACTGTTACATCTCTATTTCCTAAGGAAAGCATTAACTATTTTATATATTATGTAATTTCATTTATTACAGTAATTATAATTGTTAGTTCTATTGATTCAACAGCTAAATTAAATAGACTTATTGAATTAATCCTTATGGGAACTTTTCTTACTGTGCTATATGGCATATGGCAATGGAAAGTAGTTGGTATAGAAGTTAATCCTTCTTTAACTGATATAACTGTTAACCAAAGTATGTCTGGCAGAGTATTTTCAACTATGGGAAATCCTAATATATATGGAGAATTATTAGTCCTTACAATGCCATTTTTAGGTACTGTTTTTTTCAATTCAAAATCTTGGTGGAAAAAAATATTTATCATTTGTATATCTCTACCCATTGTTGTAATACTTTTGAAAACAGGATCTAGATCTGCTTGGGTATCCTTTGCAGTTGCAATGTTTATATTTGTATTCTTTAAAAATAGAAAACTGCTACCTTTTATGATTTTAATTGGAGTGCTTTCTATTCCAATATTGCCTCAATCTATTTATAAAAGAATACTCACTATATTTAATCCAAATGATTCATCCTTACAATATAGAAAACAAATCTTAGAGCCTGCTATGCCTATGTTAAGAAATTATTGGCTGACTGGTGTAGGTCTAGGAAATCAAGTATTTAATACTATATATAAAAGATATAAATCCTTTGCACTAAAAACTGTAGCCCATACTCACAATCTTTATTTACAACTTTGGTTAGAAGCTGGAATCTTAGCAATAGGAGCATTTGTATTATTCATATTCCGACTAGTTAAGAAATCTATGGTATTAATATTTAGTAAGAAAGATGATTCTATTAATAATATATTAATAGCTTGTATATCTGCAATAGGTGGATTAATGGTTATGGGACTTGCTGATCATGTATGGTTTTATAATAGAATTCTATTCTTATTTTGGATAGTGGTTGGAATATGCCTTTGTGGACTAAAATTATTAAATAAAGAGTATCAAAATGAAAACCTGACAAAATAA
- a CDS encoding ATP-binding protein produces the protein MLERYIVPIEKLRNQCDPNIFPYETTEECVESRELIGQDRAMEAIRYGISMKRKGYNIYVSGFTGTGRNSYSYLVAKEFAKGRPIPKDWCYVYNFKKSNSPKAISLEPGEGINFKQEVESAIKNIDIEIPKALNSKIYEDSKNAVFNENKKLAEAILQELNNFAKKYNFVFRQTEKGILSIPLIGNRPMTDEELDKLSDEEIEILGNTSIELTQQSYDYIKGIKAVETKLKNEIKRLKEEQVTLVVTTFIGPIQVKYRENPSIVKFLLEIKGDIVKNYEMFLDNEEEDYMEKILFQGNKKEEFLKRYYINLFIDNSQNKGAPVIREMNPNYYNLFGKIEYANEMGVAKTDHTRIKPGSMHEANGGYIIIQAKDILQNKFSWDGLKRALTTEKLKIENVLGFDIASETLNPEPIPLDIKIIIVGDYLTYHILYSYDEEFKKLFRIKADFDTEMERTDENIIKIGSFVAYQCKEESLLPFHREALGAIIDISSRIADEKSKLTAGFNELVEIIYEADGWARSDLKTIVGKADVGKAILKKQYRNNSYEERILELINNGTILIDIEGEKVGEINGLSVIDLGQYSFGRPTKITANTYYGKDGIINIEKEAEQSGNIHDKGVLIMSGYLGERYARNIQLSMTASITFEQSYDGVDGDSASSTELYAILSSLGDIPIKQGIAVTGSVNQKGIIQPIGGVNEKIEGFYNVCKLKGLKGGEGVIIPRINVENLMLNEEIINAVKEDKFTIYAVNTIDEGIEILTGIKAGELNEDGEYEDNTVNYYVQEKLIYYSTLSQDFEEE, from the coding sequence ATGTTAGAAAGATATATAGTACCAATTGAGAAATTGAGAAACCAATGTGATCCAAATATATTTCCATATGAAACTACAGAAGAATGTGTAGAATCTAGAGAACTTATTGGGCAGGATAGGGCTATGGAGGCTATTAGATATGGTATTTCCATGAAAAGAAAAGGATACAATATTTATGTATCAGGATTTACAGGTACAGGACGAAACTCTTATTCTTATTTGGTTGCAAAGGAATTTGCAAAGGGAAGGCCCATACCTAAGGATTGGTGTTATGTTTATAATTTTAAAAAATCCAATAGCCCAAAGGCGATAAGTCTAGAACCAGGTGAAGGAATAAATTTTAAACAAGAGGTAGAATCTGCAATCAAGAATATAGATATTGAAATACCTAAGGCGTTAAATTCGAAAATTTATGAAGATAGTAAAAATGCAGTATTTAATGAGAATAAAAAATTAGCTGAAGCAATACTCCAAGAATTAAATAATTTTGCTAAAAAATATAATTTTGTATTTAGACAAACAGAAAAAGGAATACTTAGTATACCTTTAATTGGAAATAGGCCTATGACAGATGAGGAACTAGATAAACTATCAGATGAAGAAATAGAGATTTTAGGCAATACATCTATAGAATTAACACAACAATCCTATGATTATATAAAGGGAATAAAGGCTGTTGAAACAAAACTTAAAAATGAAATAAAAAGATTAAAGGAAGAGCAAGTTACATTGGTGGTTACTACATTTATAGGGCCAATCCAAGTTAAATATAGAGAAAATCCTAGTATAGTAAAGTTCCTTTTAGAAATAAAAGGGGATATAGTAAAGAATTATGAAATGTTTTTAGATAATGAAGAAGAAGATTATATGGAAAAGATACTTTTCCAAGGAAATAAAAAGGAAGAATTTCTGAAAAGATATTATATAAATCTATTCATAGATAATAGTCAAAATAAAGGAGCTCCTGTAATTAGGGAGATGAATCCAAATTATTATAATTTATTTGGTAAAATAGAATATGCAAACGAAATGGGCGTTGCAAAAACAGACCATACTAGAATTAAGCCAGGTTCCATGCACGAAGCAAATGGTGGATATATAATAATTCAAGCAAAAGATATTTTACAAAACAAATTTTCATGGGATGGGTTGAAAAGAGCATTGACTACTGAAAAACTGAAAATAGAAAATGTCCTTGGGTTTGATATAGCATCAGAAACATTAAACCCTGAGCCAATACCTTTAGATATAAAGATAATAATTGTGGGAGACTACTTAACATATCATATATTATACTCCTATGATGAAGAATTTAAGAAATTATTTAGGATAAAGGCAGATTTCGACACTGAAATGGAAAGAACAGATGAAAATATTATAAAGATTGGTTCCTTTGTAGCTTACCAATGTAAAGAGGAAAGTCTATTGCCATTCCATAGAGAAGCCCTAGGGGCTATTATAGATATAAGCAGTAGAATAGCAGATGAGAAAAGCAAGCTAACTGCTGGATTTAATGAATTAGTAGAAATAATATACGAGGCAGATGGATGGGCTAGAAGTGATCTGAAAACCATAGTTGGTAAAGCAGATGTAGGAAAAGCAATTCTAAAGAAACAATATAGAAATAATTCTTATGAAGAAAGGATTTTGGAATTAATTAATAATGGTACTATTTTAATAGATATAGAAGGAGAAAAAGTAGGGGAAATAAATGGATTATCAGTTATTGATCTAGGTCAATATTCCTTTGGTAGACCGACTAAAATAACAGCTAATACTTACTATGGTAAAGATGGAATAATAAACATTGAAAAGGAAGCAGAGCAAAGTGGAAATATCCATGATAAGGGAGTATTAATTATGAGTGGATATTTAGGTGAGAGATATGCCAGAAATATTCAATTATCTATGACTGCCAGTATAACCTTTGAACAATCCTATGATGGTGTAGATGGAGATAGTGCTTCAAGTACAGAACTATATGCAATATTATCGAGTTTAGGTGATATTCCGATAAAACAAGGAATAGCAGTAACAGGCTCTGTAAATCAAAAAGGAATAATCCAACCTATAGGTGGAGTAAATGAGAAAATAGAGGGCTTTTATAATGTATGTAAATTAAAGGGACTAAAAGGTGGAGAAGGTGTAATAATTCCAAGGATAAATGTAGAAAATTTAATGCTAAATGAAGAAATAATAAATGCAGTAAAAGAAGATAAGTTTACCATATATGCTGTAAATACCATAGATGAAGGAATAGAAATATTAACTGGTATAAAAGCAGGAGAATTAAATGAAGATGGAGAATATGAGGATAATACTGTAAATTATTATGTGCAAGAAAAGCTAATCTATTATTCCACGTTAAGTCAAGATTTTGAAGAGGAATAG
- a CDS encoding protease complex subunit PrcB family protein produces MKRNQIIALAIILIIGALFIPKMLKRNEGDIKFKVVSEEEIPEKISEMLPKYLMEERALTCKYGDEIYVVVTRGEKNSKGYLVEIDQIIKEKYSKEVFDIVVYAKFTDPDPNEIVNQEYDYPYTVVKTNLKNMPEEVHLDIEYNN; encoded by the coding sequence GTGAAAAGAAATCAGATTATAGCTTTAGCAATTATTTTGATTATTGGGGCTTTATTTATACCTAAGATGTTGAAAAGAAATGAAGGAGACATAAAATTTAAGGTAGTAAGTGAAGAGGAGATTCCAGAAAAGATTTCTGAAATGTTGCCAAAATATTTAATGGAAGAGAGAGCCTTAACCTGTAAATATGGAGATGAAATCTATGTAGTAGTAACTAGGGGAGAAAAGAATTCAAAGGGATACCTAGTAGAAATAGATCAGATAATTAAAGAAAAGTATTCTAAGGAAGTATTCGATATAGTAGTATATGCAAAGTTTACTGATCCAGATCCAAATGAAATAGTAAATCAAGAATATGATTATCCATATACAGTAGTCAAAACCAATTTGAAAAATATGCCGGAGGAAGTTCATTTAGATATAGAATATAATAATTAA
- a CDS encoding transketolase family protein produces MIATRDAYGEALKELGKINENIVVLDADLSGSTKTSVFAKSYPERFFNVGIAEQNLIGTAAGLAAAGKIPFASTFAMFATGRAFEVIRNSVCYPNLNVKIAATHAGLTVGEDGATHQALEDISLMRSLPNMVVLSPADGIEAKQCIYEAAKHNGPVYIRLGRAKTPVIFDENYKFEIGKGVELKEGTDITIIATGVMVERALTASEKLLEEGIKARVINMSTIKPIDKDIIIKAAKETKGIVTVEEHSIIGGLGSAVAEVVVENHLTPVVRIGTMDTFGESGDGFKLLDKYGLNVENIINKAKELL; encoded by the coding sequence ATGATAGCAACAAGAGACGCTTATGGAGAAGCTTTAAAAGAGTTAGGTAAGATAAATGAAAATATTGTAGTATTAGATGCAGACCTTTCTGGTTCTACTAAAACATCAGTATTTGCAAAATCATATCCTGAGAGATTTTTTAATGTAGGTATAGCAGAACAAAACTTAATAGGTACAGCAGCTGGACTTGCTGCAGCAGGAAAGATTCCATTTGCAAGTACTTTTGCTATGTTTGCTACAGGTCGTGCATTCGAAGTCATAAGAAACTCCGTATGTTATCCAAACTTAAATGTAAAAATAGCTGCAACTCATGCAGGGCTAACAGTAGGAGAAGATGGTGCAACTCATCAGGCCTTAGAAGATATTAGCTTAATGAGATCCTTACCTAATATGGTGGTTTTAAGTCCAGCAGACGGCATAGAAGCAAAACAATGTATATATGAGGCGGCTAAACATAATGGACCAGTATATATAAGACTTGGTAGGGCAAAAACTCCAGTAATATTTGATGAAAATTATAAATTTGAAATAGGTAAAGGTGTAGAATTAAAAGAAGGAACAGATATAACTATTATAGCCACAGGAGTTATGGTGGAAAGAGCCTTGACTGCTTCAGAAAAGCTTTTAGAAGAAGGCATAAAGGCAAGAGTTATAAATATGTCTACTATAAAACCTATAGACAAAGATATTATAATAAAAGCTGCTAAAGAGACCAAAGGTATAGTCACAGTTGAAGAACATAGTATAATAGGTGGCCTAGGTAGTGCAGTGGCAGAAGTAGTAGTTGAAAACCATCTAACTCCTGTAGTTAGAATTGGTACTATGGATACTTTTGGTGAATCAGGAGATGGATTTAAGCTACTTGATAAATATGGACTTAATGTAGAAAATATAATCAATAAAGCAAAAGAATTATTATAA